GGAGCGGGAGACCGGATTCGAACCGGCGACAGCCTGCTTGGAAGGCAGGGACTCTACCGCTGAGCTACTCCCGCTCACTGCATATTAGGATACGTACGCTGACACGCGGGGTCAATCTCGCAAGGCATAGGTGACATATGTATTGCATGAGTTGCGTCGAATGAAGACCGCCCAACCCCATCCTATCAGCAGTCCTGAAGGACTGAAGTAAGAGGAGTTGGGCGGCCCCAGGAGGTGTGCCGCAGACGTTTGGTCTTCAGGTCTACTTGATACGTGCCTCAGACTTCACGCTGCGGCGCTGGCCGAAGATAGTGCCAAAGCCTGCGAGAGCCGTCAGCACTCCAATCAGTCCTACTATGAGGAGCGGCGTGCCGGACGCTGCGAAGTCTCCCGTAGCAGGCGGTTCGGCCATCTCAGGTTCTGGAGTTGGAGTCGGCATTGGTGCAGCCTCCGCCTCTTCCAGAACGGGACCGTGAATGAACAGCAGCGCGGTCGTGTCGCTGGTCCATCCGTGGGTCTCCTGGCTCAGATCAGCTACGCCGGAGATGCCGGGATGGGCAGACCGGATGCCTTCACTCAGTCCCTCGGAATTCGCAGCAGGGCCTCCGCCGAGGCATGGCACTGTCGCAGCCAGTTCTTCATTGAATTCAGCGCCGGAATCGAACACGAGCGCTGTAGCCGGTAGCGCCGGGAACAGGTCACCGCCGATTACCGTCAGAGCCTGTGAGGCTCTTACATAGCCATCGTTGGTGCAGGCAAACATGCCGACGGCAGTTACGTTCGCGCCCTCGATGCCGTGTAGCATCGGCTCAGTGTAGGACGCCCCTGGGAGAATCGGGCCGCCACTGTCCAGCCCGTACGCGCGTACCACTCCCGGTACCACGCTGAGCGTCGCCAACAGGTCGGTCTGAGATCCGCTCTCTGACAGGTCGTCGATACCGTCGAGTTCGGTTGGAACGGTGTAGTCGAATACGTCCACGTTCGGATCA
This window of the Dehalococcoidia bacterium genome carries:
- a CDS encoding spondin domain-containing protein codes for the protein MITMLACTNDALAFGTAIIPTHGGTPLMSSGAVYDAGTELKDEAEAAVPCLGGEGVSAADGEGVAVLHQGIEGNANLSSDDHGWYGPAFEIFVTSAGVDAPDAVDFGLTLENLTAGQPITPPVVVVHDPNVDVFDYTVPTELDGIDDLSESGSQTDLLATLSVVPGVVRAYGLDSGGPILPGASYTEPMLHGIEGANVTAVGMFACTNDGYVRASQALTVIGGDLFPALPATALVFDSGAEFNEELAATVPCLGGGPAANSEGLSEGIRSAHPGISGVADLSQETHGWTSDTTALLFIHGPVLEEAEAAPMPTPTPEPEMAEPPATGDFAASGTPLLIVGLIGVLTALAGFGTIFGQRRSVKSEARIK